One genomic region from Quercus robur chromosome 4, dhQueRobu3.1, whole genome shotgun sequence encodes:
- the LOC126723320 gene encoding pentatricopeptide repeat-containing protein At1g09900-like yields the protein MSAKVRRVRNTLQVHFHSQTLNPLNLTHSPKTLNPKPSHFTSSSSSSSSNSQNFDFLEQFLPHSNASNHSCSSSSSFRFSPIVVNSNERRRIAVGLSKAIKSQMGFLLKAFSKRFCPVSLVKVMKLFGTRETGFAFFKLAFRDGSDEVVRKCCVAAHILAAENLRFLAQDVVSCVIARIGSGRSEGVVEFMWRNHREYESGFSVLDTLMRGFVNVEMSNEAIVVVGRMREVGLRPSLSAITMLFKLLLRVGDYGSVWKLFRDMVRRGPCPCSYTFNVMVLGFCRKGLVRIGESLLHVMWKFHCKPDVFTYNIVINAYCMRGQTSNALNWVHLMISRGCKPNVVTFNTVLHALCKEGNMVQARKLFDGIHDMGVYPDVTMFNTLMDGYIKARDTAQANMLYEEMRNKGVSPDGITFNILVAGHYRFGREEDGDRLLRDVSISGLFPDSSLYDISVAGLCWAGRFDEAMEFLENMLEKGIPPSVVAFNSIIAAYSRAGLEVKAYEAYRILVRFGLTPSSSTCSSLLMGLSQKGSLQEARELLYNMIENGFPINKVAYTVLLDGYSKIGDLEGAQNLWNEMALRGVSPDAVAYSAFIDGLSKAGLVEEAYDLFLEMSRKGFVPNNFAYNSLIGGFCNHGKLSEALKLEREMRQKGLLPDMFTTNMILNGFCKQGRMKAAIDLFMDMQQTGLSPDIVTYNTLIGGCCKAFDMVTADEFVNKMYASGWDPDITTYNIRIHGFCSSRKMNRAVMMLDELVSAGIVPNTVTYNTMLNGVCSDILERAMILTAKLLKMAFVPNVVTTNVVLSQFCKQGMPERALMWCQKLSEISFDFDEITYRIMDRAYRDIEEDAELFRGESAKSLFLDFLMYITYDFMYRYRPQREPNQNTLESIESAFGGS from the coding sequence ATGTCTGCTAAAGTGCGCCGAGTGCGCAACACTCTCCAGGTACATTTCCACTCTCAAACCCTAAACCCTCTCAATCTAACTCATtcccctaaaaccctaaaccctaaaccctcacatttcacttcttcttcttcttcttcttcttccaattCTCAAAATTTCGATTTCCTCGAGCAATTTTTGCCTCACAGTAACGCTTCAAATCATTCATGTAGCTCTAGCTCTAGCTTTAGATTTAGCCCCATTGTTGTTAATTCAAACGAGCGGCGAAGAATCGCAGTTGGGTTATCGAAAGCGATCAAATCCCAAATGGGATTTCTATTGAAAGCGTTTTCGAAGCGGTTTTGCCCAGTTTCCTTAGTCAAGGTGATGAAGCTGTTTGGGACCCGAGAAACCGGTTTCGCGTTCTTCAAGCTCGCGTTTCGGGACGGTTCCGACGAGGTCGTCCGGAAGTGTTGTGTTGCCGCGCATATTTTAGCGGCGGAGAATCTCCGGTTCCTCGCGCAGGACGTGGTTTCGTGCGTCATTGCGAGGATTGGGTCGGGTAGGAGTGAAGGGGTTGTGGAGTTTATGTGGAGGAATCACCGTGAGTACGAGTCGGGTTTCTCGGTGCTCGATACGCTAATGCGGGGTTTTGTGAATGTGGAGATGAGTAATGAGGCGATTGTGGTTGTTGGTAGGATGAGGGAGGTGGGTTTGAGGCCGAGTTTGTCGGCCATTACAATGCTTTTCAAGTTGTTGCTTAGAGTTGGTGATTATGGTAGTGTGTGGAAGTTGTTTAGGGATATGGTTCGGAGAGGGCCTTGTCCTTGTAGTTATACATTCAATGTTATGGTTCTCGGGTTTTGTAGAAAAGGGTTGGTTAGAATTGGAGAGAGTTTGTTACATGTGATGTGGAAATTTCATTGCAAGCCGGATGTTTTTACGTATAACATTGTGATCAATGCGTATTGTATGAGGGGACAGACGTCTAATGCACTTAATTGGGTGCATTTGATGATTTCGAGGGGTTGTAAACCGAATGTTGTTACGTTTAATACGGTGTTACATGCCTTGTGTAAGGAGGGAAACATGGTGCAAGCGAGAAAGCTCTTTGATGGAATTCATGATATGGGTGTCTATCCAGATGTCACAATGTTTAACACCTTGATGGATGGGTATATTAAGGCAAGGGACACTGCTCAAGCAAACATGCTTTATGAAGAAATGAGGAATAAAGGTGTATCTCCTGATGGGATAACCTTTAATATTTTGGTTGCAGGTCATTACAGGTTTGGAAGGGAAGAGGATGGTGATAGGTTGTTAAGGGATGTATCTATATCGGGATTGTTCCCGGATTCTTCACTCTATGATATTTCAGTTGCAGGGCTGTGTTGGGCAGGTCGGTTTGATGAGGCCATggagtttttagaaaatatgcTTGAGAAAGGAATTCCTCCTAGTGTGGTTGCTTTTAACTCAATTATTGCAGCTTATAGCAGGGCTGGTTTAGAAGTAAAGGCCTATGAGGCGTATAGAATTCTGGTTAGATTTGGTTTAACTCCTTCATCTTCCACATGTAGTTCTTTGCTTATGGGTTTATCCCAAAAGGGGAGCCTGCAAGAAGCCAGAGAACTATTGTATAATATGATAGAGAATGGTTTTCCCATCAATAAAGTGGCATACACGGTACTTTTGGATGGATATTCCAAGATAGGGGATCTGGAAGGGGCTCAAAATCTGTGGAATGAGATGGCACTGAGAGGGGTATCTCCTGATGCTGTTGCCTATTCAGCCTTTATAGATGGACTTTCAAAAGCAGGTCTGGTGGAGGAGGCATATGATTTGTTTTTAGAAATGTCAAGAAAAGGCTTTGTGCCaaataattttgcatataattCTTTGATTGGTGGGTTTTGTAACCATGGGAAACTGAGTGAAGCATTGAAATTGGAAAGAGAGATGAGGCAAAAGGGACTCCTTCCAGATATGTTTACCACCAATATGATCCTTAATGGATTTTGTAAACAGGGTAGAATGAAGGCAGCAATTGATCTCTTTATGGACATGCAGCAGACTGGGTTGAGCCCTGATATTGTCACATATAACACTTTGATTGGTGGTTGTTGTAAAGCATTTGACATGGTTACCGCAGATGAGTTTGTGAATAAAATGTATGCCAGTGGTTGGGACCCAGATATTACAACTTACAATATTCGCATTCATGGTTTCTGCAGCAGTCGAAAAATGAATCGAGCTGTGATGATGTTGGATGAACTTGTTTCAGCAGGTATTGTTCCAAATACAGTAACATACAACACTATGCTTAATGGTGTTTGTAGTGATATACTGGAACGAGCCATGATTTTAACTGCAAAATTGCTAAAGATGGCTTTTGTTCCGAATGTAGTTACAACCAATGTGGTGTTGTCTCAGTTTTGCAAGCAGGGGATGCCTGAGAGGGCTTTAATGTGGTGTCAGAAGTTGAGTGAGATCTCCTTTGATTTTGATGAAATTACATATAGAATAATGGACAGAGCCTACCGTGATATAGAAGAAGATGCTGAACTTTTTAGAGGAGAATCTGCAAAGAGCCTTTTTCTGGACTTCCTCATGTACATCACATATGATTTTATGTATAGATATAGACCTCAAAGAGAACCAAATCAGAATACCCTTGAATCAATTGAAAGTGCTTTTGGTGGATCCTGA